One Bacteroidota bacterium genomic window carries:
- a CDS encoding EamA family transporter, with protein sequence MLKKSTILAIIACLVWSTAFAVIKLGLTCMPPLHLAGLRFTLAGLVILPFCRNIGANLKAIWPYRVYVIKLAFFSTFLIYSLFHVGINMVPASVTALVVGSGPLFIALFARWFKNEPLTKRKSLAIVTGLSGIGIIALGRFGGFLSVELSWLGLGILIVSNLSGSFGNILISNNRVPLNPVFINAVQLILGGLAILLLALLVEDYQYTPLPLVFYLSMAWLVLIATIGFSLWFIVLTMPGVKVSEITVWKFIIPVVGAILSWLILPDEKPEWVVVAGIILVGMSLVVMYYRPSKK encoded by the coding sequence TTGCTGAAAAAAAGCACCATCTTAGCCATTATTGCCTGTTTGGTATGGTCTACAGCCTTTGCAGTAATCAAATTAGGTCTTACCTGCATGCCTCCCCTGCATCTTGCAGGCTTACGTTTTACCCTTGCCGGACTAGTTATCTTGCCCTTTTGCCGCAATATTGGTGCAAATTTAAAAGCAATATGGCCCTATCGGGTTTATGTGATTAAGCTGGCATTCTTTTCCACTTTTTTAATTTACAGCCTGTTTCATGTGGGCATCAACATGGTGCCTGCTTCGGTCACTGCTCTGGTAGTGGGTTCGGGGCCTTTATTTATTGCGCTTTTTGCAAGGTGGTTTAAAAACGAACCTCTTACAAAACGTAAGTCATTGGCCATTGTTACCGGCTTGTCGGGTATTGGAATTATTGCGTTGGGGCGATTTGGAGGATTTTTAAGTGTAGAATTAAGTTGGCTTGGCTTAGGTATTCTAATTGTCTCGAACCTATCGGGAAGTTTTGGTAACATCTTAATCTCGAACAACAGGGTGCCTTTGAATCCGGTATTTATTAATGCTGTGCAGCTAATACTGGGCGGTTTGGCCATTCTACTACTGGCCTTGCTTGTTGAAGATTATCAATACACCCCCTTGCCACTTGTTTTTTACCTTTCGATGGCTTGGTTGGTGCTCATTGCAACCATTGGTTTTTCGCTTTGGTTTATTGTGCTTACCATGCCTGGAGTAAAAGTATCGGAAATAACAGTTTGGAAATTTATCATTCCCGTGGTGGGAGCCATACTAAGCTGGCTGATATTGCCCGACGAAAAGCCTGAATGGGTAGTGGTGGCAGGCATAATTCTGGTAGGCATGTCGCTGGTTGTAATGTATTACAGACCTTCTAAGAAATAG
- a CDS encoding type IIA DNA topoisomerase subunit B — MSVANYSEDAIRTLDWKEHIRKRPGMYIGKLGDGSSRDDGIYILLKEVIDNSIDEFMMGFGKNIDITIEEQIVTVRDFGRGIPLGKVKEVVSTMNTGAKYDSTVFKKSVGLNGVGVKAVNALSKAFTVKAVREGVAKEVSFSEGGLIEDKPEIQTKEQNGTFISFAPDTELFGNFRFIEEYVEALIRNYTYLNAGLTITFNGNKYHSKNGLRDLLEENMDSEPMYPIIYLKNGDIEVAITHGQQYGENVYTFVNGQNTTQGGTHLQAFREAYVKTIREFYNKNFDPSDIRTSIIAALSIKVEEPVFESQTKTKLGSRDMGPNGPSVSKYINDFLKKELDDYLHKHPQTADILNKKIQESEKERKAISGIQKLARERAKKVSLHNKKLRDCRIHLDSKHERRLESTIFITEGDSASGSITKSRDVGSQAVFSLKGKPLNCFGLTKKIVYENEEFNLLQAALNIEDDIENLRYHSVVIATDADVDGMHIRLLLLTFFLQFFPELVRRGHVFILQTPLFRVRNKQKTFYCYSEEEKQDAMRQLGTNPEITRFKGLGEISPDEFRNFIGEDMRLDPVSLKKDDLINQLLPFYMGKNTPERQEFIIENLRVELDLIEV, encoded by the coding sequence ATGTCAGTAGCGAATTATTCTGAAGATGCCATACGCACCCTCGACTGGAAAGAACACATACGCAAGCGGCCGGGAATGTACATTGGCAAACTGGGCGATGGATCCTCGCGCGACGATGGTATTTATATATTGCTGAAAGAAGTAATCGACAACTCGATTGACGAGTTTATGATGGGCTTTGGAAAAAACATCGACATCACCATAGAGGAACAAATTGTAACCGTGCGCGATTTTGGAAGAGGTATTCCGCTTGGAAAAGTAAAGGAAGTAGTTTCGACCATGAACACCGGAGCAAAGTATGATTCGACTGTGTTTAAAAAGTCTGTAGGTTTAAACGGAGTAGGTGTAAAGGCGGTCAATGCCCTTTCGAAAGCATTTACAGTAAAGGCCGTGCGCGAAGGCGTAGCAAAAGAAGTAAGCTTTTCCGAGGGTGGGTTGATTGAAGATAAGCCTGAAATCCAGACCAAAGAACAGAATGGTACTTTCATCTCTTTTGCACCCGACACCGAGCTTTTTGGTAATTTCCGCTTTATTGAGGAATATGTCGAAGCACTCATCCGTAACTATACTTATCTGAATGCCGGCCTTACAATTACCTTTAATGGCAATAAGTATCATTCGAAAAATGGTTTACGCGATTTGCTCGAGGAAAACATGGACAGCGAACCCATGTACCCGATTATTTACCTGAAAAACGGAGATATTGAAGTGGCCATTACCCATGGTCAACAATACGGAGAAAACGTCTATACCTTTGTTAACGGACAGAATACAACCCAGGGTGGCACACACTTGCAGGCTTTTCGCGAGGCCTATGTAAAAACCATTCGCGAGTTTTACAACAAGAATTTCGACCCCTCTGATATACGTACTTCCATTATAGCAGCCCTTAGTATTAAGGTCGAAGAGCCGGTGTTTGAATCGCAAACCAAAACAAAGCTGGGTTCGCGCGATATGGGGCCCAATGGTCCGTCTGTGAGCAAGTACATCAACGATTTTTTAAAGAAAGAATTAGACGATTACCTTCATAAACACCCGCAAACCGCCGATATTCTGAATAAAAAAATTCAGGAGAGCGAAAAGGAACGAAAGGCGATATCTGGTATTCAGAAACTGGCACGTGAGCGGGCAAAAAAAGTGAGTTTGCATAACAAAAAACTTCGCGACTGCCGTATTCACCTCGATTCGAAGCACGAAAGGAGACTCGAATCGACAATTTTCATCACCGAAGGTGACTCGGCCAGTGGATCCATCACCAAATCGCGCGATGTAGGTTCACAGGCTGTGTTTAGTTTAAAAGGGAAACCACTTAACTGCTTTGGGCTCACCAAGAAAATTGTCTACGAGAACGAAGAGTTTAACCTGCTTCAGGCAGCCCTGAATATAGAAGACGATATAGAAAATCTCCGTTACCATAGTGTAGTAATTGCTACCGATGCCGACGTAGATGGTATGCACATTCGTTTGTTGCTGCTTACATTTTTTCTTCAGTTTTTTCCAGAGTTGGTGCGTCGCGGGCATGTGTTTATACTTCAAACCCCCTTGTTTAGGGTTCGAAACAAGCAAAAAACTTTCTATTGCTATAGCGAAGAAGAGAAGCAGGACGCCATGCGTCAGCTGGGAACTAACCCTGAGATAACACGTTTTAAAGGTTTAGGTGAGATTTCGCCCGATGAGTTTAGAAATTTCATTGGCGAAGACATGCGCCTGGATCCTGTTTCGCTTAAGAAAGACGACCTGATTAACCAGCTTCTTCCTTTTTACATGGGCAAAAACACGCCCGAGCGGCAAGAGTTTATTATTGAAAATTTAAGGGTTGAATTAGACCTGATTGAAGTTTAG
- a CDS encoding DUF502 domain-containing protein → MTFSTKLKDFAITTLIGGLIAILPLTLLVLVFKWVIGIVIGFLRPIVSLIPTRTDWQEALVYVLTIVAITGTFFLAGLIIRTRIGRIFNRILEDKYLMKIPGYKVVRGTILQIFSKNSSFFSEVVLVDPFNTGTLMTGFITDKHGEYITVFVPTGPNPTSGNIFHVKREKVIFTSTPADVGIKSIIGCGAGSNEVFKSIVQK, encoded by the coding sequence ATGACATTTTCAACGAAGCTAAAGGATTTTGCAATCACCACCCTCATTGGGGGTTTAATTGCAATTCTGCCGTTAACACTTCTTGTGCTGGTATTTAAATGGGTGATAGGCATAGTGATTGGTTTTTTGCGCCCGATTGTATCGCTCATACCAACGCGCACCGATTGGCAGGAAGCCTTGGTTTATGTTCTCACTATTGTGGCTATTACCGGAACCTTTTTCCTTGCAGGGTTAATTATTCGTACCCGAATAGGTCGGATATTTAACCGCATTCTGGAAGACAAGTACCTGATGAAAATACCGGGATACAAGGTAGTGCGGGGAACCATTCTGCAGATTTTCAGCAAAAACAGCTCTTTTTTTTCAGAGGTTGTACTGGTTGATCCATTTAACACCGGAACACTGATGACCGGTTTTATTACCGATAAGCATGGAGAATATATTACAGTGTTCGTACCTACCGGCCCAAATCCTACCTCAGGAAATATTTTTCATGTAAAACGCGAAAAGGTTATTTTTACTTCAACCCCAGCCGATGTGGGTATTAAGAGCATTATTGGGTGTGGAGCTGGTTCGAACGAAGTGTTTAAAAGCATTGTACAAAAATAA
- the lysS gene encoding lysine--tRNA ligase, which translates to MSQLQLSEQEIIRRNSLETLRQMGIDPYPAALFPVNVNAQEIKEQYSDELKNLQEVVLAGRLMSQRIMGKASFAEIQDQSGRIQLYINRDEICPGDDKELYNTVFKKLLDIGDFIGIKGFVFLTQMGEITVHVKELLVLSKSLRPLPIVKEKDGVLFDAVTDAEFRYRQRYVDLVVNPEVRKVFVQRTRIIQSLRELFNSCGYLEVETPILQPIPGGAAARPFITHHNALDIPLYLRIANELYLKRLIVGGFDGVYEFAKDFRNEGMDRTHNPEFTVMEIYVAYKDYFWMMDFTARMIQKVAMDLHGTTKIQVGEKTIDFGHFDRMTMFEAIQKYTGIDIAGMDELALRRVCKELHVEVDDSMGKGKLIDEIFGEKVEDHLVQPTFIYDYPVEMSPLCKKHRSNPQLTERFELIVNGKELCNAYSELNDPIDQLDRFQDQLKLSEKGDDEAMFIDMDFVRALEYGMPPTSGMGIGIDRLTMLMTNQHSIQDVLFFPQMRPEKKDTMDPAEKYVAEGVPVEWVEVLHALGYKKVSALKSVEKATKLHQEICGYNKKNKLGFANPSQDEVARWIE; encoded by the coding sequence ATGAGTCAGCTACAACTAAGCGAGCAGGAAATAATCCGGCGCAATTCGCTCGAAACTTTAAGGCAAATGGGTATCGATCCCTATCCGGCAGCTTTGTTTCCAGTGAATGTAAATGCCCAAGAAATAAAAGAACAGTATTCCGATGAGCTGAAGAATTTACAGGAGGTGGTGCTGGCAGGCCGTCTGATGAGCCAGCGTATTATGGGCAAAGCTTCCTTTGCCGAAATACAGGACCAGTCGGGGCGCATTCAATTGTACATTAACCGCGACGAAATATGTCCGGGCGACGACAAAGAGCTCTACAATACTGTTTTTAAGAAGCTGCTCGATATAGGCGATTTTATTGGCATAAAGGGTTTTGTATTTTTAACCCAAATGGGAGAAATCACCGTGCATGTAAAAGAATTGCTGGTACTTTCGAAATCGCTTCGTCCACTGCCCATTGTAAAAGAAAAAGACGGTGTTCTTTTCGATGCCGTTACCGATGCCGAGTTTCGCTATCGCCAGCGCTATGTCGACCTGGTTGTGAACCCCGAAGTGAGAAAAGTATTTGTTCAACGCACACGGATAATTCAATCTTTACGCGAACTATTCAACAGTTGTGGGTACCTCGAAGTAGAAACACCTATTCTGCAACCTATTCCCGGAGGAGCTGCTGCACGGCCATTTATCACACACCACAATGCACTGGATATACCCTTGTACCTTCGTATTGCCAACGAGTTATACCTTAAACGGCTTATTGTTGGTGGCTTTGATGGCGTGTACGAGTTTGCCAAAGATTTTCGCAACGAAGGAATGGACCGCACCCATAATCCGGAATTTACGGTAATGGAAATCTATGTGGCGTATAAGGACTATTTCTGGATGATGGATTTTACAGCCCGGATGATTCAGAAAGTAGCCATGGATTTGCATGGTACCACAAAAATTCAGGTGGGTGAAAAAACCATCGACTTTGGACATTTCGACCGAATGACCATGTTCGAAGCCATTCAGAAATACACTGGAATTGATATTGCAGGCATGGATGAACTTGCCTTGCGCAGAGTATGCAAAGAACTGCATGTGGAAGTTGACGATTCGATGGGCAAAGGCAAGCTGATCGATGAAATTTTTGGCGAAAAGGTCGAAGATCATCTCGTTCAGCCAACTTTTATTTACGACTACCCGGTTGAAATGTCGCCCTTGTGTAAAAAACACCGCAGTAACCCCCAACTTACTGAGCGTTTTGAGCTGATCGTAAATGGCAAGGAACTGTGCAATGCGTATTCCGAGCTGAACGATCCCATTGATCAACTAGATCGGTTTCAGGATCAGCTAAAACTCTCTGAAAAAGGCGATGACGAAGCCATGTTTATCGACATGGATTTTGTCCGTGCACTCGAATACGGCATGCCCCCAACCTCAGGTATGGGAATTGGTATCGACCGCCTTACCATGCTCATGACCAATCAACATTCGATACAGGATGTGCTTTTCTTCCCTCAAATGAGGCCTGAGAAAAAAGATACGATGGATCCGGCAGAAAAATATGTGGCCGAAGGTGTTCCGGTTGAATGGGTAGAGGTGCTGCATGCCCTGGGTTACAAAAAAGTTTCGGCACTTAAATCGGTAGAGAAAGCAACCAAACTGCACCAGGAAATTTGCGGGTATAACAAAAAGAACAAACTAGGCTTCGCAAATCCCTCACAGGACGAAGTGGCCCGATGGATTGAATAA
- a CDS encoding CDGSH iron-sulfur domain-containing protein: METPKIAAAEPVLIDLESGKTYAWCSCGKSPNQPWCSGAHKGGSYTPLIFKPEKSITEALCQCKHTKTPPYCDGSHMEFL, encoded by the coding sequence ATGGAAACGCCTAAAATAGCTGCTGCAGAACCTGTATTAATTGACCTTGAGAGTGGGAAAACTTATGCCTGGTGTTCATGCGGAAAATCGCCCAACCAGCCCTGGTGCAGCGGAGCGCACAAAGGCGGCTCATACACGCCTTTAATTTTTAAACCAGAGAAGTCAATTACCGAAGCCTTGTGCCAGTGCAAGCACACCAAAACACCACCCTATTGCGATGGCTCGCACATGGAATTTCTCTAA
- a CDS encoding SDR family oxidoreductase translates to MKNKTALITGASSGIGYELALVHAATGGNLVLVARREDRLLEIQKEIEQTFKVKVSVIALDLSKPDAAAKLYQTTKQQGISVDYLINNAGFGDVGPFSETSWEKEASMIDLNIKALTHLTKVYLPEMLERKNGRIINVASTAAFLPGPLMAIYYATKHYVLAFSEALASELQGTGVTVTALCPGITQSEFQEVANLNTSRMGRFLKVATSKEVAVYGYKKMLKGKVVAIHGAMNKLVVLSVRFTPRSIARAMVKKLHLKTE, encoded by the coding sequence ATGAAAAACAAAACAGCACTTATTACTGGAGCATCCAGCGGAATAGGTTACGAGTTGGCCCTTGTTCATGCCGCCACGGGAGGTAATTTGGTATTGGTAGCAAGACGAGAGGATAGACTACTTGAAATTCAAAAGGAAATAGAGCAAACTTTCAAAGTAAAGGTAAGTGTAATTGCACTGGATCTTTCAAAACCCGATGCCGCAGCGAAGCTTTACCAGACCACCAAACAACAAGGAATTTCGGTCGACTACCTGATTAACAATGCAGGCTTTGGCGATGTGGGTCCCTTTTCGGAAACCAGTTGGGAGAAGGAAGCTTCTATGATCGATTTGAACATAAAAGCCTTAACACATTTGACTAAAGTCTACCTTCCCGAAATGCTTGAGCGGAAAAACGGACGGATAATAAATGTAGCCTCCACGGCAGCTTTTCTCCCCGGGCCACTCATGGCCATTTACTATGCCACCAAACATTATGTGCTTGCTTTCTCCGAGGCTTTGGCGAGCGAACTTCAAGGAACAGGGGTCACTGTTACCGCACTCTGTCCGGGTATTACACAATCAGAGTTTCAGGAAGTGGCCAACCTGAATACTTCGAGAATGGGCCGCTTTTTGAAAGTAGCTACATCAAAAGAAGTTGCTGTTTATGGATACAAGAAAATGCTTAAAGGTAAGGTAGTTGCCATTCATGGTGCCATGAATAAACTGGTTGTGTTGTCAGTTCGGTTTACTCCACGCAGCATTGCCCGTGCAATGGTTAAGAAATTGCACCTGAAAACGGAATAA